In Mesotoga infera, a single window of DNA contains:
- a CDS encoding YfcE family phosphodiesterase gives MSDSHDNMTRIAEAVSLAVDREVDVLFHCGDIVSPFAARELLRFSGELHVIIGNNDGELLGLKSLLGSSLIKGPKEIEVDGHRVILMHEPFGLKDTLRADFIFYGHTHKLDIRLDSSPVVLNPGETCGYLTGRQTVVIMDPKNLKYELIELR, from the coding sequence ATGTCGGACTCTCATGACAACATGACAAGAATCGCCGAAGCTGTGAGTCTCGCAGTTGACAGAGAAGTTGATGTTCTCTTTCATTGCGGAGATATCGTTTCACCTTTCGCTGCTCGAGAGCTACTTCGGTTCAGTGGAGAACTCCATGTAATCATAGGAAACAATGACGGAGAGCTGCTCGGCCTCAAGAGCCTGCTTGGGAGTTCCCTAATCAAAGGCCCGAAGGAGATCGAGGTAGACGGCCATAGGGTTATTCTAATGCATGAGCCTTTCGGACTGAAAGATACATTGAGAGCTGATTTTATTTTTTACGGCCATACACATAAGCTCGATATTAGGCTGGATTCTAGTCCCGTGGTTTTAAATCCTGGTGAAACATGCGGCTATCTAACTGGAAGACAAACCGTTGTAATAATGGATCCGAAGAAT